In Dasypus novemcinctus isolate mDasNov1 chromosome 10, mDasNov1.1.hap2, whole genome shotgun sequence, one DNA window encodes the following:
- the LOC101419028 gene encoding LOW QUALITY PROTEIN: ral guanine nucleotide dissociation stimulator (The sequence of the model RefSeq protein was modified relative to this genomic sequence to represent the inferred CDS: inserted 2 bases in 1 codon; substituted 1 base at 1 genomic stop codon), translated as MALEGEPSCPWPGTCGDGLHEQKPELLAFPPELVAEQLSLMDAELFKKVVPHHCLGSIWSQCHQKGKEHVAPTVRAVISQFNHVANCIMDTCLGDRNMKATDRARVVEHWIEVARECXTLHNFSSAHVILSALESHAIGHQKKTWAEVSRASFRLFQTLSGMVSTEINASLGSELISQVKTSRRTTLDTNPNRAQEQQQQQQEGGAIQGTVPWLGTFLTRFLMVDSAMQEFLDGTMVNFEKKRKEYQLVAELQQLQVRCXADCLVPDRRFWAWFEAVEQLGQKDSLLLSREWEPPPESASENLQAQQPPEGSKPRSRDRQGPNAESSGSRTARSSVQLQGGPDLSGGDAAGSPHPHVDGSSGSAVEIHLDHVPEAQDSQEVKMTAQPCSLGPSPSRHPSCACWALCMSMRGGAPLTHPDLLEPPGASRAARAALRRPAFC; from the exons ATGGCTCTCGAGGGGGAG CCTTCCTGCCCCTGGCCTGGGACCTGCGGGGACGGTCTGCATGAGCAGAAGCCTGAGCTCCTGGCCTTCCCTCCCgagctggtggcagagcagctGTCGCTCATGGATGCG gagctgttcaagaaggtggtgccccaccactgcctgggctccatctggtcccagtgccaccagaaGGGCAAGGAGCACGTGGCACCCACCGTGCGTGCTGTCATCAGCCAGTTCAACCACGTGGCCAATTGCATCATGGACACCTGCCTCGGGGACCGCAACATGAAGGCCACAgacagggccagggtggtggagcactggatcGAGGTGGCCAGG gagTGCTGAACCCTCCACAACTTCTCCTCAGCCCACGTCATCCTCTCCGCTCTCGAAAGCCACGCGATTGGCCATCAGAAGAAGACATGGGCAGAAGTTTCCAG ggccAGCTTCCGCCTCTTTCAGACACTGTCTGGGATGGTCTCCACTGAGATCAATGCCTCCCTGGGCAGCGAGCTGATCTCCCAGGTGAAGA caagccgccgcaccacCCTGGACACAAACCCCAATAGAgcccaggagcagcagcagcagcagcaggagggg GGTGCCATCCAGGGCACTGTCCCATGGCTGGGGACATTCCTCACTCGGTTTTTGATGGTGGACTCTGCCATGCAGGAGTTTCTGGAT GGGACCATGGTGAATTTTGAGAAAAAGAGGAAG GAATACCAGCTGGTGGCCGAGTTGCAGCAGCTGCAGGTGCGCTG TGCTGACTGCCTTGTGCCTGACAGGCGCTTCTGGGCCTGGTTTGAGGCTGTGGAGCAGCTTGGCCAGAAGGACAG CCTCCTCCTGTCTCGTGAGTGGGAGCCGCCACCCGAGTCAGCCAGTGAGAACCTCCAGGCCCAACAGCCCCCGGAAGGCAGCAAACCTCGGAGCCGAGA CCGCCAGGGCCCCAACGCTGAGTCCAGCGGCAGCCGCACCGCCCGCTCCAGCGTCCAGCTCCAGGGTGGCCCTGACCTCAGCGGCGGGGATGCCGCGGGTTCTCCTCACCCACACGTGGATGGCTCCTCTGGCTCTGCAGTGGAAATCCACCTGGACCATGTCCCGGAAGCCCAGGACAGTCAGGAAGTGAAGATGactgcccagccctgctccctgggGCCCTCGCCCTCCCGCCACCCCTcctgtgcctgctgggccctctGCATGTCCATGAGGGGTGGAGCCCCATTGACTCATCCAGACCTTCTAGAGCCTCCTGGAGCTTCTCGAGCAGCCCGGGCTGCCCTGAGGCGCCCGGCCTTCTGCTGA